In Desulfopila inferna, a single window of DNA contains:
- a CDS encoding nucleotidyltransferase family protein: MGRIKQLLPLRNEPALTFCLNRILSAGIIDIIVVLGHHREKIVPLLADMPVAVAVNRDPESQMSDSLQAGLDLLPHGVSGIMVGLADHPLVLSSSYRLLSRQHERYPHHILIPTYGGRGGHPTLFPAAHLSRGAHVKPMNRIIAECPSSVLRLPIDDPGVSTDMDCFRDYQHLASLAEKEKE; the protein is encoded by the coding sequence ATGGGGCGGATAAAGCAGCTGTTGCCGCTGCGGAATGAGCCGGCGCTTACCTTTTGCCTGAATCGTATCCTTAGTGCTGGAATAATCGATATAATTGTGGTGCTGGGTCACCATAGAGAAAAGATTGTACCTCTTCTTGCCGACATGCCTGTGGCGGTTGCCGTTAACCGTGATCCTGAGAGCCAGATGTCGGATTCGCTGCAGGCCGGCCTTGATCTTTTGCCGCATGGAGTTAGCGGGATAATGGTCGGGCTTGCCGATCACCCCCTGGTTCTTTCTTCGAGCTACAGGCTCCTGAGCCGGCAGCATGAGCGGTATCCGCATCATATCCTTATACCGACATATGGCGGCCGCGGCGGCCATCCCACGCTTTTTCCTGCTGCACATCTTTCTCGCGGTGCCCACGTAAAACCAATGAATCGAATAATTGCCGAATGTCCTAGCAGTGTTTTGCGCCTGCCCATCGATGATCCGGGGGTCAGCACGGATATGGACTGTTTCAGAGACTATCAGCACCTCGCCTCTCTGGCCGAAAAAGAGAAAGAATAA
- a CDS encoding XdhC family protein gives MNKKSVGTERVFEELVKKQQRQEPCALVLLIDVKGSAPAKAGAKMVVFGNGDIIGTVGGGTMEKEAVDAALLAMEKGETVLHHVDLSAAPTYVCGGRATLYIEPVLPASRLIIAGAGHVGQALCRTAAAVGFSVIVVDDRPEFADPKLLPDAARVMTSDFETIFDQLRVSPSTCIVCATRGHAHDYTVIRKALATPASYVGLVGSRSKRTSFLKRLQQEEGVGEEELVRLYTPVGLDIGARSPAEIAVSITAQLIQRRSSHGLQDGFHTARGWGITSHGADKAAVAAAE, from the coding sequence ATGAATAAAAAATCGGTTGGGACGGAACGGGTCTTTGAGGAGCTTGTCAAAAAACAGCAGCGGCAGGAACCGTGCGCCCTGGTGCTGCTCATTGACGTTAAGGGCTCGGCGCCTGCCAAGGCCGGCGCCAAGATGGTGGTTTTCGGCAATGGCGATATCATCGGCACAGTGGGCGGCGGAACCATGGAAAAAGAGGCTGTCGATGCCGCTCTGCTTGCCATGGAGAAAGGTGAAACGGTTCTCCATCATGTGGATTTATCTGCGGCACCGACGTATGTCTGCGGTGGCCGGGCCACCCTCTATATCGAACCCGTCCTGCCCGCCAGCCGTTTGATCATCGCCGGTGCCGGTCATGTGGGCCAGGCCCTCTGCAGAACGGCGGCCGCGGTCGGTTTCTCGGTGATTGTCGTCGATGATCGGCCCGAATTCGCCGATCCCAAACTGCTGCCGGATGCGGCCCGGGTCATGACCAGTGATTTCGAGACAATATTTGATCAATTGCGGGTGAGCCCTTCCACCTGCATCGTCTGTGCAACCCGCGGCCATGCCCACGACTACACGGTGATCCGCAAGGCCCTCGCCACGCCGGCATCCTATGTCGGACTGGTGGGCAGCCGCAGTAAGCGCACCTCTTTTCTCAAGCGGCTGCAGCAGGAAGAAGGAGTCGGTGAAGAGGAGCTGGTCAGGCTCTATACCCCGGTCGGTCTTGATATCGGTGCCCGTTCTCCTGCCGAGATAGCGGTGAGCATCACCGCTCAACTTATTCAGAGAAGGAGCAGCCATGGTCTGCAAGACGGCTTTCATACTGCTCGCGGCTGGGGCATCACGTCGCATGGGGCGGATAAAGCAGCTGTTGCCGCTGCGGAATGA
- a CDS encoding FAD binding domain-containing protein, with translation MLPKFAYVRPLKLDEAITQLRHEGAWVHAGGTDLLGCLRERIIDSRTVVSISGLKELKGIRKTNEGLQIGALTTITEISENSMVKKNFPGLSQGAAEVASPQLRNQGTIGGNLCQKPRCWYYRGEFHCLRKGGERCFALGGENQFHAIFGHNHICAITHPSDTAPVLVACDGVAHVAGPDGNRNIAIEDLHVLPQDDVEKETALKQGEIITHITVPDAAAGQYSSYRKIRARRAWDFALAGVALVLGADGGRISRAAVVLSGAAPVPWRSTAAEEELKNKALNAQTIAAAASAAVADAEPLNKNRYKIAMFRGMLEEELAKAGEKIGEKK, from the coding sequence ATGCTGCCGAAATTTGCCTATGTACGTCCCTTGAAGCTCGATGAGGCCATCACCCAGCTGCGCCATGAAGGCGCGTGGGTGCATGCCGGCGGTACCGATCTGCTCGGCTGTCTTCGTGAACGGATCATAGACAGCAGGACGGTGGTGAGCATCAGTGGCCTCAAAGAGCTCAAAGGTATAAGAAAAACGAATGAAGGTCTGCAGATAGGGGCGCTGACCACCATTACCGAAATCAGTGAGAACAGCATGGTGAAGAAAAACTTCCCGGGCCTGTCTCAGGGAGCCGCCGAAGTTGCCAGTCCGCAACTGCGCAACCAGGGAACGATAGGCGGCAATCTCTGCCAGAAACCAAGATGCTGGTACTATCGCGGTGAATTCCATTGTCTGCGCAAGGGCGGGGAGAGGTGTTTCGCCCTCGGCGGGGAAAACCAGTTTCACGCCATCTTCGGACACAATCATATCTGTGCGATCACTCATCCCTCGGATACGGCCCCGGTGCTGGTCGCCTGTGACGGTGTGGCTCACGTTGCCGGCCCGGACGGCAACAGGAATATAGCCATTGAAGACCTTCATGTCCTGCCGCAGGACGATGTCGAGAAGGAGACGGCGCTCAAGCAGGGCGAGATCATCACCCACATCACCGTTCCCGATGCTGCTGCAGGCCAATATTCCTCCTACCGGAAGATTCGGGCCAGGAGGGCCTGGGATTTCGCCCTGGCCGGTGTCGCTCTGGTGCTTGGCGCGGATGGCGGCCGGATATCCAGGGCTGCCGTGGTGCTCTCCGGGGCTGCGCCTGTACCATGGCGCAGTACCGCAGCCGAGGAAGAGCTCAAAAATAAAGCGCTCAATGCGCAGACTATTGCGGCCGCCGCCTCGGCTGCCGTTGCCGATGCCGAACCTTTGAACAAAAACCGTTACAAGATAGCGATGTTTCGGGGTATGCTTGAAGAGGAACTTGCCAAAGCGGGAGAAAAAATAGGAGAGAAAAAATAG
- a CDS encoding xanthine dehydrogenase family protein molybdopterin-binding subunit: protein MAANDDIYYREGIPVPETPVGEDAPSFWKKTDVVGKPLPRVDGYERVSGTAQYPSDILLPGMLYGAILRSPHPHARVKKIDVSEAEKMEGVRAVLTGESREAKDIKWKYQDRQVPLFDPHCRFEGEIVAAVAADTWYQASDAARAIQVEYEILSFVVDHEKSLDEGAVRIGREGNLLEEEEYSRGEVERGFSEADVVLEQSYRTSVELHTPLELHGCVANWDRDRLTIWESSQGVYAVQSRIAEALGLPLSKIRVSNQYMGGGFGSKLKPGKYTAVCALLAKKCSRPVKMLLSREETFLCVGNRPANSMRLKAGAKKDGTITAFDFECSGPSGAYPAGGVQLVDWLIRDLYLCDNVRTISRDVLINAGPARPFRAPGHPQGAWALEQMMDELADKLGMDPVEFRLRNIPQKSQAREDKPYTTDGLRQCLERGAEEFQWQEALQQAREYNEGNEYIKRGVGAGACLWIAGDGGPPSTVILKLFKDGSVNLNMGASDIGTGTKTVMAQVAAEELGVHPSIIQIEYADTATTQFATPSGGSKTVPTEAPTVRNAAIALKQELKRMAAEDLGVEVEQLKYIGDEIVSGNDSSKKVKIKEISGLKKRGEVIGVGYRGPNIEDKVINPFAAQFCELEVNLRTGEVKLLRFLGAHDSGRVLNRATFDNQVYGGIVMGIGFALTEFRQLDENQTGKLCNRNWHDYKLPTALDVPLKTVSVAIEIDDPEANNTGAKGLGEPVTIPTGAVIANALYMATGIRFTKSPVLPMDIIRELSKKTKG from the coding sequence ATGGCAGCCAACGATGACATTTACTACAGGGAAGGTATTCCCGTTCCCGAAACTCCCGTAGGGGAAGATGCCCCCTCTTTCTGGAAGAAAACCGATGTGGTCGGTAAGCCGCTACCCCGGGTCGATGGCTATGAAAGGGTCAGTGGTACAGCTCAATATCCTTCGGATATTCTCTTGCCTGGAATGCTCTATGGTGCCATTCTGCGCAGCCCGCATCCACATGCCAGGGTGAAAAAAATCGATGTATCGGAGGCGGAGAAGATGGAAGGGGTGCGGGCGGTTCTTACCGGAGAGTCCAGGGAAGCAAAAGACATCAAATGGAAGTACCAGGACCGCCAAGTACCCCTTTTTGACCCCCACTGCCGCTTTGAAGGAGAGATTGTTGCTGCCGTCGCCGCCGATACCTGGTATCAGGCGAGCGATGCCGCACGAGCGATACAGGTAGAGTATGAGATCCTGTCCTTTGTCGTCGACCATGAAAAATCTCTCGATGAGGGGGCGGTCAGGATCGGCAGAGAGGGCAATCTGCTGGAAGAGGAGGAGTATTCCCGAGGGGAGGTGGAAAGGGGGTTTAGCGAGGCCGATGTCGTTCTGGAGCAGAGCTATCGGACCTCTGTCGAGCTCCACACGCCGCTGGAATTACATGGCTGCGTGGCCAACTGGGATCGTGACCGCTTGACCATATGGGAGTCGAGCCAGGGAGTGTATGCCGTACAGTCGCGCATCGCCGAGGCGCTGGGGCTGCCGCTTTCCAAAATTCGGGTTTCCAATCAGTATATGGGAGGTGGGTTCGGCAGTAAACTCAAACCGGGGAAATATACCGCCGTCTGCGCCCTGCTCGCTAAAAAATGTTCCCGGCCGGTGAAGATGCTGCTATCCAGAGAGGAAACCTTTCTCTGTGTCGGCAACAGGCCGGCAAATAGTATGCGGCTCAAGGCAGGAGCAAAAAAAGACGGCACCATTACCGCCTTTGATTTCGAGTGCAGCGGACCCAGCGGAGCCTATCCTGCCGGCGGTGTCCAGCTGGTGGACTGGTTGATCCGCGATCTCTATCTCTGCGACAATGTCCGCACCATCAGCAGGGATGTGCTGATCAATGCCGGCCCGGCCCGGCCCTTTCGCGCCCCTGGCCATCCTCAGGGCGCCTGGGCTTTGGAGCAGATGATGGATGAGCTTGCCGATAAACTTGGCATGGACCCGGTTGAATTCCGGTTGCGCAACATTCCGCAGAAAAGCCAGGCCAGGGAGGATAAACCCTATACTACTGACGGGCTGCGCCAATGCCTGGAGCGGGGCGCAGAAGAATTTCAATGGCAGGAAGCCCTGCAGCAGGCCAGGGAGTACAATGAAGGCAATGAATACATCAAGCGCGGTGTCGGGGCCGGTGCCTGTCTCTGGATAGCCGGAGACGGCGGACCGCCTTCCACAGTCATTCTCAAGCTCTTCAAGGACGGCTCCGTCAATCTCAATATGGGCGCCAGCGACATCGGCACCGGCACCAAGACGGTGATGGCGCAGGTGGCCGCCGAAGAGCTGGGTGTTCATCCTTCAATTATCCAGATAGAATATGCCGATACGGCCACCACCCAGTTTGCCACTCCCAGTGGAGGCAGCAAGACGGTGCCCACCGAAGCGCCGACGGTACGCAATGCCGCCATCGCCCTGAAACAGGAGTTGAAGAGGATGGCCGCCGAAGACCTTGGTGTCGAAGTGGAACAATTAAAATATATTGGTGATGAAATTGTCTCGGGCAATGACAGCTCCAAAAAGGTGAAGATCAAAGAGATCAGCGGTCTAAAGAAACGCGGCGAGGTCATCGGTGTGGGATATCGCGGTCCCAATATCGAAGATAAAGTGATCAATCCTTTTGCCGCGCAATTCTGCGAACTCGAGGTCAATCTTCGTACCGGAGAGGTGAAGCTGCTGCGATTTCTCGGTGCACATGACAGCGGACGTGTTTTAAACAGGGCAACTTTCGACAATCAGGTGTATGGCGGTATTGTCATGGGAATCGGCTTCGCGCTTACCGAATTCCGCCAACTCGATGAAAACCAGACCGGCAAACTCTGCAACCGGAACTGGCACGATTACAAGCTGCCGACCGCCCTCGATGTGCCGCTGAAAACAGTCAGCGTGGCAATCGAGATTGACGATCCCGAGGCCAATAATACGGGGGCCAAGGGACTGGGCGAGCCGGTCACTATTCCGACCGGCGCAGTCATTGCCAATGCTCTGTATATGGCCACCGGTATTCGTTTTACCAAGTCACCGGTTCTGCCTATGGATATAATCCGTGAACTTTCCAAGAAAACAAAGGGGTAA
- a CDS encoding (2Fe-2S)-binding protein, whose protein sequence is MSHNEEEKDFAGYSRRGFIQFIGVGAGVVTTSLLSPPLFRQLQAAPGEQVMPDASVKQVELTINGNMYTLLVEPRWSLLYVLREIIGLGGTKMGCDRGECGSCTVLIDDVPRYSCLTLAVEAEDKVITTVEGLLDGEELGPVQTAFAEEDAFQCGYCTSGQIMAVEGLLRKVESPSPEVIRKGCSGNLCRCGAYQNIFAAADKAARLKKNQGR, encoded by the coding sequence ATGAGCCACAATGAAGAAGAAAAAGATTTTGCAGGTTATAGCCGCCGGGGATTCATACAGTTTATCGGGGTCGGTGCCGGAGTGGTCACCACTTCCCTGCTTTCTCCCCCCCTGTTCAGACAGCTTCAGGCCGCTCCGGGAGAGCAGGTTATGCCCGATGCATCGGTAAAGCAGGTCGAACTCACCATCAACGGCAACATGTATACTCTTCTGGTGGAGCCGCGCTGGTCTCTGCTTTATGTACTGCGCGAGATTATCGGGCTTGGCGGTACGAAAATGGGGTGCGACCGCGGCGAATGCGGGTCCTGCACGGTGCTGATCGACGACGTGCCCAGGTATTCCTGTCTGACTCTGGCCGTTGAAGCAGAAGACAAGGTGATCACCACCGTCGAAGGTTTGCTGGATGGCGAGGAACTTGGCCCGGTTCAGACCGCCTTTGCCGAGGAGGATGCCTTTCAATGCGGCTACTGCACCTCAGGGCAGATTATGGCGGTTGAGGGTTTGCTGCGCAAGGTTGAGTCGCCTTCTCCTGAGGTAATCAGAAAAGGCTGTTCCGGAAATCTATGCCGCTGCGGAGCCTATCAGAATATCTTCGCCGCCGCCGACAAGGCGGCCCGGCTCAAAAAAAACCAGGGGAGATAA
- a CDS encoding cytochrome B6 — translation MKHRKMMITAALLAAAMLPAVSSIQAEYESHEKMGIPEDVDPIHSTYIPVVIKESLQSTMEKDKAMKAEVMARQQTLLERRYDLSDNPSEVMMSAERKAVQQGVRVKLLQGMTWEKLSTMSPSEIREQDAFPEGFLPLPHAKHETGGQVIPPEQIKEINNLEQRNLERFDVEFDLPNHLLPEYPPPIFLSSRPDLGDVSQGKLLSIRNYYEIMHGIITPVQMEGLRLLLTPFPQQQFNQTEDRKVEEATLGISCLDCHANGHTNAAFHLNPDTRPHVARFRLDTVSLRGMFNQQIHGSKRSLRSIEDFTEFEQRTAYFDGDHVTAAKKGVHLPDRTSQVAMMAQMQNMFDFPPAPKLTVFGRLDSEKASEKELRGEEVFFGKGRCAECHPAPFYLDDKMHNLRVDRFYKPHMSNKKWITGVGPIKTFTLRGIKDSPPYMHDGRLLTLEDTVEFFNLVTDLKLNEEEKEALTAFLRCL, via the coding sequence ATGAAACATCGGAAAATGATGATCACGGCGGCGCTCCTGGCCGCAGCCATGCTCCCGGCCGTATCCTCTATCCAGGCGGAGTACGAGAGTCATGAAAAAATGGGTATTCCCGAGGATGTCGACCCAATCCACTCCACCTATATTCCAGTAGTTATAAAAGAAAGCTTGCAGAGCACCATGGAAAAAGACAAGGCGATGAAGGCTGAAGTCATGGCGCGCCAGCAGACCCTGCTCGAACGCCGTTATGACCTGAGCGACAATCCCTCCGAGGTCATGATGTCTGCAGAAAGAAAAGCCGTTCAGCAGGGAGTCCGGGTGAAACTTCTCCAAGGCATGACCTGGGAAAAGCTCTCGACAATGTCGCCGTCGGAAATACGTGAACAGGATGCCTTTCCGGAAGGATTTCTTCCTCTTCCCCATGCCAAGCATGAAACCGGCGGACAGGTGATTCCACCGGAACAGATTAAGGAAATCAACAATCTCGAACAGCGCAACCTCGAGCGTTTCGATGTCGAATTCGACCTGCCCAACCACCTGCTGCCCGAATATCCACCGCCGATATTTCTCAGCAGCAGACCGGATTTGGGGGATGTTTCACAGGGCAAGCTGCTTTCCATTAGAAATTATTATGAGATAATGCACGGAATAATCACCCCGGTGCAGATGGAGGGGCTGAGGCTTCTGCTCACTCCATTTCCACAGCAGCAGTTTAACCAGACAGAGGATCGCAAAGTGGAAGAGGCAACATTGGGAATCTCCTGCCTGGATTGTCATGCCAACGGTCATACCAATGCGGCCTTTCACCTCAACCCGGATACCAGGCCCCATGTAGCCCGTTTTCGACTGGACACCGTCAGTCTCAGGGGGATGTTCAACCAGCAGATCCACGGCTCGAAACGATCATTGCGTTCAATTGAGGACTTCACCGAATTCGAACAGCGAACCGCATATTTCGACGGCGATCACGTAACTGCCGCAAAGAAAGGTGTTCATCTGCCGGATCGCACCAGCCAGGTGGCCATGATGGCGCAGATGCAGAACATGTTCGACTTTCCGCCGGCGCCGAAGCTTACGGTTTTCGGTCGTCTCGACTCGGAAAAGGCCAGTGAGAAGGAGCTCAGGGGAGAGGAAGTTTTTTTCGGCAAGGGGCGCTGCGCCGAGTGTCATCCCGCTCCATTCTATCTCGATGACAAGATGCACAACCTGCGGGTGGACCGTTTCTATAAGCCCCATATGAGCAACAAGAAATGGATAACCGGGGTAGGACCCATCAAAACCTTTACCCTCAGGGGTATCAAGGATTCACCGCCCTACATGCACGACGGTCGGCTTCTGACGCTTGAAGACACGGTCGAATTCTTCAACCTGGTCACCGACCTCAAACTCAACGAAGAAGAGAAAGAGGCCCTTACTGCCTTTCTCCGCTGCCTGTAG
- a CDS encoding DUF3786 domain-containing protein codes for MAGMVDKQLFAELAERRVDDIVMAPFCRYNKEEGCYEVSAWNSRFAVYPQRELIKALDGAPEAHDYFYVFLINYLLSPKKAVPASNFISEKDLVGGTTFFRGPHAIPTDLIIRAFGDDLQALQRKCESLKGIPLDMADCSFSFHILGSIDVALLYWVGDEDFPAEAKLLIDSSVADTLRLDVVFGLLCDVCLRIAA; via the coding sequence ATGGCAGGCATGGTGGATAAACAGCTTTTCGCCGAACTGGCTGAACGCAGGGTGGATGATATCGTCATGGCGCCGTTCTGCCGGTATAACAAGGAAGAAGGATGCTATGAAGTTTCGGCATGGAACAGCAGGTTCGCAGTATATCCGCAGAGAGAATTGATCAAAGCCCTGGACGGCGCACCCGAGGCGCATGATTACTTCTATGTCTTTCTCATTAATTATCTGCTGTCCCCCAAAAAAGCGGTCCCGGCCTCCAATTTTATCTCGGAGAAGGATCTTGTCGGCGGGACTACTTTTTTTCGGGGACCGCACGCCATCCCCACAGATCTGATCATCCGGGCTTTTGGCGACGATCTTCAGGCACTGCAGCGCAAATGCGAGTCGCTCAAGGGCATTCCTCTGGATATGGCTGACTGTTCGTTCAGCTTTCACATACTCGGCTCGATCGACGTCGCCCTGCTTTACTGGGTCGGCGATGAGGATTTTCCTGCGGAGGCCAAACTGCTAATCGACAGCTCCGTTGCCGATACGCTGCGCCTGGACGTCGTTTTCGGTCTGCTGTGTGATGTCTGTCTTCGTATTGCCGCTTGA
- a CDS encoding ABC transporter substrate-binding protein, producing the protein MKKSILTLFFVVIATQLSAAEPVKIGMITTLSTKAGYLGEDTRDGFKLAIAQESGKLGGFPIELMVEDDSRKPEKGRQIAERFIKKDNARILTGIVFSNVAMAVIPKVVREDVVYLSTNAAPSKLAGKGCDPNYFSVSYQNDNLDEVVGQYVNDSGHKSVYLIAPNYPAGKDHLAGFKRYFKGEIKGEVYTKLGQSDYAAEIAGLRAAQPESVFFFLPGGMGINFLKQYSQAGLADEIPIYGPAFSFDERILEAVGPAAEGVKNGSQWTHDLDYPANIQFVKAYREAYNRMPTLYAAQGYDTARLIGSALKEVNGDPTDLIKFRAALKKADFESVRGNFSFGNNQHPIQDVYIREVIKTAEGYTNKTVEKVFSNHVDAYASECPM; encoded by the coding sequence ATGAAAAAGAGTATACTGACACTGTTTTTTGTGGTTATCGCGACGCAGCTCAGTGCTGCAGAGCCTGTTAAAATCGGCATGATCACCACGCTTTCGACCAAAGCCGGATACCTTGGGGAGGATACCCGCGACGGCTTCAAGCTGGCCATAGCCCAGGAGAGCGGCAAGCTCGGCGGTTTTCCCATTGAGCTGATGGTTGAAGACGACAGCAGAAAGCCTGAAAAAGGCCGGCAGATCGCCGAGCGATTCATCAAGAAGGATAACGCCAGGATTCTCACCGGCATCGTTTTTTCCAATGTCGCCATGGCCGTCATCCCCAAAGTCGTCCGGGAGGATGTTGTCTACCTGAGCACCAATGCCGCACCGTCAAAGCTTGCCGGTAAAGGATGTGATCCCAATTACTTCAGTGTTTCCTACCAGAATGACAATCTTGATGAGGTGGTCGGGCAATATGTCAACGACAGCGGACATAAGAGTGTCTATCTCATTGCCCCGAATTATCCCGCCGGCAAGGATCATCTCGCCGGGTTCAAGCGCTATTTCAAGGGCGAAATCAAAGGTGAGGTATATACCAAACTCGGCCAATCCGATTATGCCGCGGAAATTGCAGGTTTGCGGGCGGCCCAGCCGGAATCGGTCTTTTTCTTTCTGCCCGGCGGCATGGGCATAAACTTTCTCAAACAATATTCGCAGGCAGGTCTTGCCGACGAAATCCCGATCTATGGCCCCGCCTTCTCCTTTGATGAGCGCATCCTCGAGGCCGTCGGTCCCGCTGCCGAGGGAGTCAAAAACGGTTCTCAGTGGACTCACGACCTCGATTATCCGGCCAATATCCAGTTTGTCAAAGCCTATAGGGAAGCATACAACCGCATGCCCACCCTCTATGCCGCCCAGGGTTACGATACCGCCCGTCTGATCGGCAGTGCATTAAAGGAGGTGAACGGTGATCCGACCGATCTCATCAAGTTTAGAGCAGCTCTGAAAAAGGCCGATTTCGAATCCGTGCGCGGCAACTTCAGCTTCGGCAACAATCAACATCCCATCCAGGATGTGTATATTCGTGAAGTCATTAAAACGGCAGAAGGCTATACCAATAAAACCGTGGAAAAGGTCTTCTCCAATCATGTTGATGCCTACGCCTCCGAATGTCCAATGTAG
- a CDS encoding branched-chain amino acid ABC transporter permease: MLLFFEQILNGLQLGITLFLMSAGLTLVFGIMQVINLAHGSFYMIGAYVCATVAARSGSFLLGMALALPAAALCGMLMEFVILRRLYKREHLDQVLATFGLIMFFNELTRILWGRQPLYLNVPSWLSGSIELLPDLVYPVYRLAVIGVGLFVALALWFMFSRTRLGMQIRAGASNRDMIGALGVNIKLLYTMVFGLGTMLAGLAGVMAGPILAVEAGMGESILILTFVVIVIGGIGSIRGAVAGALLVGLVDTLGRAFLPTLFRLVFESATADAAAASLSSMAIYILMAAVLVWKPTGLFPAHS; encoded by the coding sequence ATGCTTCTTTTCTTTGAACAGATTCTCAATGGTCTGCAACTCGGGATCACTCTCTTTCTGATGTCGGCGGGATTGACTCTCGTTTTCGGCATAATGCAGGTTATCAACCTGGCACACGGTTCTTTCTACATGATTGGCGCCTATGTCTGCGCCACCGTGGCGGCCCGGTCCGGATCGTTTCTTCTTGGTATGGCGCTCGCTCTGCCGGCCGCGGCCCTCTGTGGCATGCTGATGGAATTTGTCATCCTGCGACGGCTCTATAAACGTGAACATCTCGATCAGGTTCTGGCAACCTTCGGGCTGATCATGTTTTTCAATGAACTCACCCGAATCCTCTGGGGACGCCAGCCCCTCTACCTCAATGTGCCGTCATGGCTCAGCGGCAGTATTGAGCTGCTGCCCGATCTTGTCTATCCGGTATACCGCCTTGCCGTCATCGGCGTCGGTCTGTTCGTGGCCCTGGCTCTGTGGTTCATGTTTTCACGGACCAGGTTGGGCATGCAGATAAGGGCCGGAGCCTCGAACCGCGACATGATCGGCGCTTTGGGCGTCAATATCAAACTGCTCTACACCATGGTATTCGGACTCGGCACAATGCTGGCGGGACTGGCCGGTGTTATGGCCGGTCCCATTCTTGCCGTGGAAGCGGGCATGGGAGAATCCATTCTCATTCTGACCTTCGTGGTGATCGTCATCGGAGGAATCGGCTCAATCCGGGGAGCCGTCGCCGGGGCACTGCTGGTCGGCCTGGTCGATACTCTCGGACGGGCCTTTCTGCCCACCCTGTTCCGCCTGGTGTTCGAATCGGCCACCGCCGACGCTGCTGCTGCTTCTCTTTCCTCGATGGCCATTTATATCCTTATGGCAGCGGTTCTCGTATGGAAACCCACAGGCCTTTTTCCGGCGCACAGCTAA
- a CDS encoding branched-chain amino acid ABC transporter permease yields MKANFRKTAAITLGAVFLLLLPVAAILAQEPYFISLFSRILIYALAAVSLDLLLGYAGMISLGHAAYVGIGAYVVGIFFYHASEMEPLFSFPFLLQGSENAMLVLPLAVLVSAFFAMVIGSLCLRTKGMHFIMITLAFAQMLYYFFVSLGKYGGDDGLSLYSRSTMPGLDLDNDLQFYYFCLFLLMGFLFMAKRLVESRFGLMIRGGSNNERRLCALGINSYKYKLACFVIAGAGAGLAGGLLANQTEYVSPGLMHWTLSGELMVMVLLGGLGTIFGPVLGAAVFLLLEETLAMYTEHWMVYMGPFLVIVVLFAKRGLFGLITGEKHNNG; encoded by the coding sequence ATGAAAGCAAATTTTCGAAAAACAGCGGCGATTACCCTTGGTGCAGTCTTTCTGCTCCTTCTCCCGGTTGCCGCCATTTTGGCGCAGGAGCCCTATTTCATCTCCCTGTTCAGCAGGATCCTCATCTACGCCCTGGCCGCCGTCAGTCTGGATCTATTGCTCGGCTATGCCGGCATGATCAGTCTCGGCCACGCCGCCTATGTCGGCATCGGCGCCTATGTAGTCGGTATATTCTTTTATCATGCCTCCGAGATGGAACCGCTTTTCTCTTTTCCTTTTCTTCTACAGGGAAGTGAAAACGCTATGCTGGTGCTGCCCCTGGCTGTCCTCGTCTCTGCCTTTTTTGCCATGGTCATTGGTTCACTCTGCCTGAGGACCAAGGGCATGCATTTTATCATGATCACCCTGGCCTTTGCCCAGATGCTCTATTACTTCTTTGTCTCCCTGGGAAAATACGGCGGAGACGACGGTCTCTCCCTTTATTCGCGCTCAACCATGCCGGGCCTGGATCTGGATAATGATCTGCAATTCTATTATTTCTGTCTCTTCCTGCTCATGGGTTTTCTCTTCATGGCCAAGAGGCTGGTGGAATCCCGTTTTGGCCTGATGATCAGAGGAGGCAGCAACAACGAGCGGCGTCTCTGTGCCCTGGGGATCAACTCCTATAAATACAAGCTGGCCTGTTTTGTCATCGCCGGCGCCGGAGCCGGTCTGGCAGGAGGACTGCTGGCTAACCAGACGGAATACGTCAGCCCCGGTCTGATGCACTGGACCCTTTCCGGGGAATTGATGGTTATGGTCCTGCTCGGCGGCCTGGGCACGATCTTCGGCCCGGTCCTGGGTGCCGCGGTCTTTCTTCTGCTCGAGGAAACCCTGGCCATGTATACCGAACATTGGATGGTCTATATGGGACCCTTTCTGGTTATCGTTGTGCTCTTTGCCAAACGCGGTCTGTTCGGCCTCATTACCGGGGAGAAACACAACAATGGTTGA